The following are from one region of the Rosistilla carotiformis genome:
- a CDS encoding pirin family protein, whose product MIKVRKANDRGHADHGWLNSHHTFSFASYRDPTQMGFRALRVINEDRVAAGQGFGTHPHHDMEIVSYVLQGALEHKDSLGNGEVLRPGEFQRISAGTGITHSEFNPLADESTHFYQIWLQPESSGIDPSYEQKRFDDNELSNTLRLVASPDAADGSLLIHQDARIFLSQLDADHSVQATFAAGRHGWLQVLRGSVTLNGEALETSDGAAISDESTLVITATTDAEIMLFDLA is encoded by the coding sequence ATGATCAAAGTTCGCAAAGCCAACGACCGTGGACACGCAGATCACGGTTGGCTTAATTCGCATCACACGTTTTCGTTCGCGTCCTATCGCGACCCGACTCAGATGGGGTTTCGCGCGTTGCGAGTGATCAACGAGGACCGCGTCGCCGCCGGCCAAGGCTTTGGTACGCATCCCCACCACGACATGGAGATCGTTTCTTACGTTCTGCAGGGAGCGCTGGAACACAAGGATTCGTTAGGCAACGGGGAGGTCTTGCGTCCGGGAGAATTCCAACGGATCAGCGCAGGGACGGGAATCACGCACAGTGAATTTAACCCTTTGGCCGACGAATCCACTCACTTCTACCAGATCTGGTTGCAGCCCGAGAGTTCCGGCATCGACCCTAGCTACGAACAGAAGCGTTTCGACGACAACGAACTATCCAACACGCTGCGTCTGGTGGCGTCACCCGACGCAGCGGACGGTTCGCTTTTGATCCATCAGGACGCTCGGATTTTCCTATCGCAGTTGGACGCAGATCACTCCGTTCAGGCGACCTTTGCAGCGGGCCGACACGGCTGGCTGCAAGTCCTTCGCGGATCGGTCACGCTCAACGGCGAAGCGTTGGAGACCAGCGACGGCGCGGCGATCAGCGACGAATCGACGTTAGTGATCACCGCCACGACCGACGCCGAAATCATGCTCTTCGACCTGGCCTAA